One Gimesia aquarii DNA segment encodes these proteins:
- a CDS encoding FG-GAP-like repeat-containing protein, whose amino-acid sequence MPSRSSHFAFIVAVILFLVAFAVFITVKAPPLNQGPAAKELISYEKANELLRFKNEGIAYLENAQYAESDPLLERLTEELPREVIGFRNLTICRLLQLTPEKIQADQEFAKQAISTVNQLIQIAPDSGVSYVLSARIYTALGDLQQALAALQRAIQHNPEDAAVWYELSEVQKQIQKPEEQEKAKSSLEKAWELQSDNLFLTLDYLQVVVGQKAEQAVPVFEKVKQLAGPLADSVKDHTRLDLNKLIDDSVTAIRDQKWKLVIRNARILRNVLIAEDLVKSDRRRVEQNPLEFVIHDFPAEFYTAVEWPPRQKPLTVEFAEPDPLKFSTELPPDIRDLQIADFDLDGKPDLILLSAEQVSVFTQNESGIWEIIVNQTSNGDYSEVHAVDLDADVQQLNQAASNQKKEQTLFPVSPSRDADLDLVLSGKSGIKVFENQWDFKTGKRTLVLKAQKNDLAVLSDVLAVNFSDIDHDGDLDLVASTSRGLSLWSNRGDFSFQDISMNSQLPPDSLAATSIVRVDWDRDVDLDLILCSRQSKQAGYLENLRHGRFRWRQFDAKEKESAINQFEECRLADFDRNGSWDLIGISGAQMMLAETNRPLPGSVQIASVRPLKEAEPVKNAENAMLQTGDLNNDGVLDVVASSSNGLQLCLGTAEQKAGQTVYVQDQMIEFPRPIQKFLLYDLNQDGSLDVIAVTENQIVQRQNKGNDYHWLDISLRAEQVKGEVKSASGRVNHYGIGSLLELRSGTIYQPQIVAGQSTHFGLGKQTVAEAIRVLWTNGIPVNIINAKTDQRIYEKQTLMGSCPYLYTWDGEQFSFYTDLLWAAPIGLQFGKGIVAPCRDWEFLKIDGDRLKEKDGSYELRVTEELWEAGYFDTIQLLAIDHPADVEIFSNEKVGPLDLAAFKIHTVKNSQLPVAAINQRGRDVLAEIKHADDVYAKTFDHKYRQGLTEDHFLELDLNTEAVLNTKTPPRLKLFLTGWIYPTDTGINLALSENPSMPSPRPPSLSVPDENGEWKTVMPFMGFPGGKTKTIAVDLADQFLTNDYRVRINTNMEFYWDQAFFTVDEESAEFMMRVLPLESATLKYRGFSTPINHPGNGPERYDYESLSSDIQWPPMQGGFTRYGDVKTLVESADNRLVIMGAGDEMRLRFAVSAAPDKPGWKRDFILHNVGWDKDANLHTILGQSVKPLPFREMGGYPYPTQKYPDDKVLQQDQTQYHTRRQNSARFWNALQKP is encoded by the coding sequence ATGCCGTCTCGGTCATCACATTTTGCGTTCATAGTGGCTGTGATTCTGTTTCTAGTCGCGTTCGCAGTATTTATAACCGTCAAAGCGCCGCCGCTGAATCAGGGGCCAGCCGCGAAGGAATTGATTTCCTACGAAAAGGCGAATGAATTACTGCGATTTAAAAATGAAGGCATTGCTTATCTGGAAAATGCACAGTATGCAGAAAGTGATCCATTGCTGGAACGTTTGACAGAAGAACTCCCCAGAGAAGTAATTGGCTTTCGTAATTTAACCATCTGCCGCTTGTTACAACTGACACCCGAAAAAATACAGGCTGACCAGGAATTTGCTAAACAGGCAATTAGTACCGTTAATCAATTGATTCAAATCGCTCCAGATTCTGGTGTCAGCTATGTTCTCTCAGCACGAATCTATACTGCGCTGGGTGACCTTCAACAGGCTTTAGCTGCTTTACAACGTGCGATTCAACATAATCCAGAAGATGCTGCCGTCTGGTATGAGTTATCAGAGGTACAAAAACAGATTCAAAAACCTGAGGAGCAGGAGAAAGCAAAGTCTTCACTTGAAAAAGCCTGGGAACTGCAATCGGATAATCTGTTTCTGACACTCGATTATTTACAAGTTGTAGTAGGTCAGAAAGCAGAACAAGCTGTTCCTGTGTTTGAGAAAGTCAAACAGTTGGCTGGTCCATTGGCAGACAGTGTCAAAGATCATACAAGGCTGGATTTAAACAAACTGATAGACGATTCAGTGACCGCGATTCGGGATCAAAAGTGGAAACTTGTGATTCGAAACGCACGAATTCTGAGAAATGTGTTGATAGCAGAGGATTTAGTCAAAAGTGATCGACGACGTGTAGAGCAGAATCCGCTTGAGTTTGTGATACACGATTTTCCGGCTGAATTTTATACTGCTGTCGAGTGGCCACCACGACAAAAGCCTTTAACGGTTGAATTTGCTGAACCTGATCCATTGAAATTTTCTACGGAACTACCACCTGATATCAGAGATTTACAGATTGCTGACTTCGATCTGGATGGTAAGCCAGATTTGATTCTGTTGAGTGCAGAGCAGGTTTCCGTGTTTACACAGAATGAGTCCGGGATTTGGGAAATCATCGTGAACCAAACTAGTAATGGAGATTATTCTGAAGTCCACGCAGTAGATTTGGACGCAGACGTGCAACAGCTAAACCAGGCTGCTTCCAATCAAAAAAAAGAGCAAACACTGTTTCCAGTGTCGCCGTCCCGCGATGCAGATTTGGATCTGGTACTTTCTGGGAAATCAGGAATCAAAGTTTTCGAGAATCAATGGGATTTTAAAACGGGAAAAAGAACACTCGTTCTGAAAGCGCAAAAGAATGATCTGGCAGTATTAAGCGATGTACTGGCTGTCAATTTTTCTGACATCGACCATGATGGTGACCTGGACCTGGTGGCTTCGACTTCTCGCGGATTATCACTCTGGTCGAATCGAGGTGATTTTTCCTTTCAAGATATCAGTATGAATTCTCAGTTACCTCCTGACAGTCTGGCGGCGACCTCTATTGTACGTGTTGACTGGGATCGGGATGTCGATCTTGATTTGATCTTATGCAGCCGTCAATCGAAGCAGGCAGGCTATCTGGAAAACTTGCGCCATGGCCGATTTCGCTGGAGACAATTTGACGCAAAAGAAAAAGAGTCAGCCATTAATCAGTTTGAGGAATGTCGACTGGCTGATTTTGATCGCAATGGTTCATGGGATCTGATTGGTATTTCCGGAGCACAGATGATGTTGGCAGAGACGAACCGACCTCTACCGGGAAGCGTGCAGATTGCCAGCGTGCGACCTCTCAAAGAGGCAGAGCCTGTCAAGAACGCCGAGAATGCAATGCTACAGACAGGGGATTTAAATAATGATGGAGTTTTGGATGTGGTGGCGTCGAGCTCAAATGGATTGCAGCTATGTTTGGGAACAGCTGAGCAGAAGGCAGGTCAAACTGTCTATGTGCAAGACCAAATGATCGAGTTTCCTAGGCCGATTCAAAAATTCTTGCTATACGATCTGAATCAAGACGGCAGCCTCGACGTGATTGCCGTTACAGAAAACCAAATCGTTCAAAGACAGAATAAAGGCAATGATTACCATTGGCTTGATATTTCACTCCGAGCAGAACAGGTTAAAGGAGAAGTCAAATCAGCCAGTGGTCGTGTGAATCATTACGGAATTGGAAGTTTGCTGGAACTACGGAGTGGTACGATTTATCAGCCACAAATTGTAGCGGGGCAGTCGACACATTTTGGTCTTGGTAAACAAACTGTAGCTGAAGCGATTCGTGTCCTATGGACTAATGGAATTCCCGTAAATATTATCAATGCGAAAACCGATCAGCGAATTTATGAGAAGCAGACTTTGATGGGATCTTGTCCTTATCTCTATACCTGGGATGGCGAACAGTTTTCTTTTTATACAGATCTGCTCTGGGCGGCGCCTATCGGCTTGCAGTTTGGCAAAGGCATTGTGGCCCCTTGTCGTGACTGGGAATTTCTCAAAATTGATGGCGACCGTTTAAAAGAAAAAGACGGTTCTTATGAATTACGGGTGACAGAAGAACTTTGGGAAGCTGGTTATTTCGACACCATACAGTTATTGGCGATTGACCATCCAGCGGATGTCGAAATTTTCTCGAATGAAAAAGTCGGTCCTCTCGATCTGGCTGCGTTCAAAATTCATACGGTAAAAAACTCACAATTACCTGTTGCTGCTATCAATCAGAGAGGTCGCGACGTACTGGCAGAGATTAAACACGCCGATGATGTCTACGCGAAAACCTTCGATCACAAATATCGCCAGGGACTGACCGAAGATCATTTTCTGGAACTGGACCTGAATACTGAAGCGGTACTGAATACGAAGACGCCACCACGGTTGAAATTGTTTCTGACCGGTTGGATTTATCCGACAGATACCGGTATCAACTTGGCTTTATCGGAAAATCCATCGATGCCGTCGCCTCGGCCGCCGTCTCTGTCGGTTCCTGATGAGAACGGCGAATGGAAAACTGTCATGCCTTTCATGGGATTTCCTGGCGGGAAGACGAAAACAATTGCCGTTGATTTGGCAGACCAGTTCTTAACTAACGATTATCGCGTACGAATTAATACAAATATGGAATTCTACTGGGATCAGGCTTTTTTCACTGTAGACGAAGAATCAGCGGAATTTATGATGAGAGTGCTGCCGCTGGAATCAGCGACATTGAAATATCGCGGGTTTTCCACTCCCATTAATCATCCTGGAAATGGCCCGGAACGTTATGATTATGAAAGTCTGTCGTCAGACATCCAGTGGCCACCGATGCAAGGGGGGTTTACACGCTATGGTGATGTGAAAACTTTAGTGGAATCTGCTGACAATCGTCTGGTGATCATGGGCGCCGGCGATGAGATGCGGTTACGATTTGCAGTATCAGCAGCACCAGATAAACCTGGTTGGAAACGCGATTTTATCCTGCATAATGTCGGCTGGGACAAAGACGCTAATTTGCACACAATTCTAGGGCAATCAGTAAAACCACTACCGTTTCGGGAGATGGGGGGGTATCCCTATCCAACCCAGAAATATCCAGACGATAAGGTGTTACAGCAGGACCAAACGCAATATCATACGCGTCGGCAAAACAGTGCCCGCTTCTGGAACGCTCTGCAGAAACCCTGA
- a CDS encoding NADPH-dependent FMN reductase gives MSYQPRIVAFAGSTRENSYNKRLVRIAANSARESGADVKLIDLRDFPMPLFDEDLETKEGKNEAARDFKQLLIDSDGILISSPEYNGSLSAVLKNAIDWATRADAGEAPGSLPAFRGKVVSLMSASPGGLGGLRGLVHLRAILGGLGCIMLPAQLAVSSAHDAFDESGNLKNEKQQQQILTQGRELSKFIAQLNKLDS, from the coding sequence ATGAGCTACCAACCTCGTATTGTAGCTTTCGCCGGTAGTACACGTGAGAACTCTTATAATAAACGTTTAGTAAGAATTGCAGCTAACAGCGCCAGAGAATCAGGGGCTGATGTGAAGCTGATCGATTTGCGCGATTTCCCCATGCCTTTATTCGATGAAGATCTGGAAACGAAAGAAGGAAAAAATGAAGCTGCCCGCGATTTCAAACAACTGCTGATTGACAGTGATGGTATCTTGATTTCCTCACCTGAATATAATGGCTCACTTTCAGCCGTGTTGAAAAATGCCATCGACTGGGCCACCCGCGCGGATGCGGGTGAAGCTCCCGGGTCATTGCCTGCCTTTCGTGGGAAAGTCGTCTCACTGATGAGTGCCTCTCCCGGTGGATTAGGAGGTCTCAGAGGACTCGTTCATTTACGAGCAATTCTTGGTGGATTGGGATGCATCATGCTCCCCGCACAACTGGCCGTGTCCAGTGCCCATGATGCATTCGATGAATCCGGTAATTTGAAAAATGAAAAACAGCAGCAGCAAATTCTGACTCAAGGGCGAGAGCTATCAAAGTTTATTGCTCAACTCAATAAACTGGATTCCTGA
- a CDS encoding FG-GAP-like repeat-containing protein — protein sequence MLSLSCEKQEDGVKPNAALPPEAQFQEFHAEIQSFCGSCHLCPDPSVLTKEAWRMQIPREYAHYELSPRKNLRVPPMAEVIQYFVTQAPEQHDLPIPIVDTPQGPIKFRKVEFPQQSDKQMPSISHLNWIPGANESGKLLMTDMGSGEVGWIQFDSSKPSYYPVAKLMNPAHIERIDLNLDQNDDYLIADLGSFGPADHDSGKVALLVFDNEKQAYRPQTLQEGLGRVADVKAADFDKDGDLDLVIAEFGWRDTGRLLYLKNVSPSKASLKFEFQVLDGRHGASHVLITDLNHDGLPDLITLFSQEHEVIEAFLNQGAGRFKKKTIYQAPEPAYGSSSISLVDLDQDGDLDLLYTNGDTMDSFELRPSHSVQWLENKGTFPFQHHHIAVLTGAYCATHGDFDGDGDIDLAACTMTWNYQEPRNTLVWYEQTAPGQFSRHPLDFSNGQHAVIEAGDFDEDGDLDLAVGAFEVQDTDQNEWFSIWWNEGPVKSN from the coding sequence ATGTTATCGCTATCCTGTGAAAAGCAGGAAGACGGCGTTAAACCGAATGCTGCACTTCCACCTGAAGCTCAATTTCAGGAGTTTCATGCCGAAATTCAAAGCTTCTGCGGAAGTTGTCATCTCTGTCCTGATCCAAGTGTGTTAACCAAAGAAGCCTGGCGGATGCAGATCCCCAGAGAATATGCACACTATGAATTATCCCCGCGCAAGAATCTGCGCGTACCACCCATGGCCGAAGTGATTCAATACTTCGTCACACAGGCTCCAGAACAACATGATTTACCAATACCAATTGTCGATACCCCTCAAGGTCCTATCAAGTTTAGAAAAGTAGAGTTTCCGCAACAGTCTGACAAACAAATGCCCAGCATTTCGCATTTGAATTGGATCCCAGGAGCAAATGAATCAGGAAAACTCCTGATGACCGATATGGGTTCGGGTGAAGTCGGGTGGATTCAGTTCGATTCATCCAAGCCCAGCTATTATCCTGTGGCGAAATTGATGAACCCGGCCCACATCGAACGCATCGATCTGAACCTGGATCAGAATGATGATTATCTGATTGCGGACCTGGGTAGTTTCGGTCCAGCGGATCATGATTCTGGCAAGGTGGCATTGTTGGTATTCGATAATGAAAAGCAAGCTTATCGACCACAGACCCTCCAGGAAGGATTAGGACGTGTCGCCGATGTAAAAGCGGCTGACTTCGACAAAGATGGAGACCTGGACCTTGTCATTGCCGAATTTGGCTGGCGAGATACCGGACGTTTACTCTATCTGAAAAATGTCTCGCCTTCGAAAGCAAGTTTGAAATTCGAATTTCAGGTGCTCGATGGTCGTCATGGTGCCAGTCATGTTTTAATCACAGATTTGAATCATGATGGTCTGCCTGATCTGATCACACTCTTTTCACAGGAGCATGAAGTCATCGAAGCCTTTTTGAATCAGGGAGCAGGTCGCTTCAAAAAAAAGACGATCTACCAGGCTCCAGAACCCGCCTATGGCTCTTCCAGTATCTCACTGGTGGACCTTGATCAGGATGGAGATCTCGACCTGCTGTATACGAATGGCGATACAATGGATTCGTTTGAATTACGCCCCAGTCACTCCGTGCAATGGCTGGAAAACAAGGGTACGTTTCCTTTTCAACATCATCATATCGCAGTTCTGACTGGCGCGTATTGCGCGACTCACGGAGATTTTGATGGAGACGGCGACATCGATCTGGCTGCCTGTACGATGACGTGGAATTATCAGGAACCTCGCAACACACTTGTCTGGTACGAACAGACAGCACCGGGGCAGTTTAGTAGACACCCTCTCGATTTTTCAAATGGACAACATGCAGTGATCGAAGCAGGTGACTTTGACGAGGATGGAGACCTTGATCTGGCAGTCGGAGCATTTGAAGTTCAGGACACTGACCAAAATGAATGGTTTTCGATCTGGTGGAATGAAGGTCCTGTGAAATCAAATTAG
- a CDS encoding SGNH/GDSL hydrolase family protein produces the protein MSLKHSARLSVFAILVLSFFLSQDVFAETQPVSTFKVDEKDKTHWFDIKNLGVEGKGWTDTETFFDRLPKKAKGVVRPPVWSLSKHSAGLAVRFVTDATTIKAKWELTSANIAMNHMAATGVSGLDLYVKTDSDKWRWLAVGRPSKKENSVTLISGLMPGKREYFLYLPLYNGVKSVEIGIPESSHLWKAPARQPGKNKPLVFWGTSITQGGCASRTGMVHTAILGRRLNRPVINLGFSGNGRMEPEVAKLIAELDASVFIIDCLPNVTAPVVAKETESIVNTLRKAHPDTPILLVEDRTYSNAYLKKSSQERHRTSRQALQEAYQKLKKAGVKHLYYLDGESLLGNDSEDTVDGSHPTDLGFFRQANAFEKVLKPILDQQSQ, from the coding sequence ATGAGTTTAAAACACAGCGCTCGGCTATCAGTATTTGCGATTCTTGTACTTTCTTTTTTTCTATCACAAGATGTCTTTGCTGAAACGCAACCAGTCTCTACATTCAAGGTCGATGAAAAAGATAAAACGCATTGGTTCGATATCAAGAACCTGGGTGTCGAAGGCAAAGGTTGGACTGATACGGAAACATTTTTTGATCGACTACCCAAAAAAGCAAAAGGCGTTGTTCGCCCTCCAGTCTGGTCGCTCAGTAAACATTCAGCTGGTCTTGCCGTTCGCTTTGTCACAGATGCCACCACGATCAAAGCAAAATGGGAACTGACGTCTGCCAATATCGCAATGAATCATATGGCTGCAACTGGTGTCAGTGGCTTAGATCTCTATGTCAAAACCGATTCTGACAAGTGGCGCTGGCTGGCAGTAGGCCGCCCTTCAAAAAAAGAAAATAGCGTCACTCTGATCTCAGGCCTGATGCCGGGAAAACGAGAGTATTTTCTCTATCTGCCACTCTACAATGGTGTCAAATCGGTTGAGATTGGCATCCCGGAATCCAGTCATCTCTGGAAAGCCCCCGCGCGACAGCCAGGTAAAAATAAACCACTGGTCTTCTGGGGTACTTCGATCACTCAGGGAGGTTGTGCTTCTCGAACCGGCATGGTTCATACTGCCATTCTAGGCCGCAGGCTGAATCGTCCGGTGATCAACCTCGGATTTTCTGGCAATGGGCGCATGGAACCGGAAGTCGCGAAGCTGATAGCCGAATTGGACGCCAGCGTCTTCATCATCGATTGCCTGCCCAATGTAACCGCACCCGTGGTTGCCAAAGAGACTGAGTCCATCGTCAACACATTACGTAAAGCGCATCCAGACACTCCGATCTTACTTGTAGAAGATCGCACTTATTCAAATGCTTATCTCAAAAAGAGTAGCCAGGAAAGACATCGTACGAGCCGTCAGGCGCTCCAGGAAGCCTATCAAAAACTGAAAAAAGCAGGTGTTAAACATCTGTATTATCTGGATGGGGAATCTCTGCTGGGCAATGACAGCGAAGATACTGTCGATGGATCTCACCCCACCGACCTTGGTTTTTTCAGACAGGCCAATGCATTTGAAAAAGTACTAAAACCTATTCTTGACCAACAGTCTCAATAA
- a CDS encoding DUF1501 domain-containing protein — protein MNEFHSTRRDFLRQASVTGLAASALGTPWQQLLASEKSSVKKQPMPVGKAEHCIMVWLGGGSCHIDTWDPKRKGDPKAKKAGSYYDPIPTAIQGTEVCEHLSKCAPILDRFNIVRSVHHEVIDEHAAATNRMHTGRPTTGTITYPSVGSVVAHQRGAASPHAPAYVLIGYPNVTRGPGFLGSKAGYVYLTDTTAGPSGFTRSARVNQSRQDRRERLLSKVRAEYRQKSFGGQTIQDYDESVAEALRLSGPEFMKVFQLENEKSDLRASYGGEFGQRCLLSRRLIQSGVRFIEVSHNLNFVNGTGWDTHNDGQLNQHLLIKELDSALSSLVLDLEKHKLLDKTLIVVASEFGRPAKFDSGGGRGHQSKAFSVVLAGGGLQNGKTIGVTNELGEAIVSRPVSVPDLHATIYCALGIDPSEELHSGDRPVPITDMGQPVRELFG, from the coding sequence ATGAACGAATTTCATTCAACACGCCGTGATTTCTTGCGCCAGGCATCTGTAACCGGTTTGGCTGCCTCTGCTTTGGGGACTCCCTGGCAACAACTTCTGGCCTCTGAGAAATCGAGTGTCAAGAAACAGCCTATGCCTGTCGGAAAAGCAGAGCATTGTATTATGGTCTGGCTGGGTGGCGGTTCCTGCCACATTGATACCTGGGATCCCAAACGGAAAGGCGATCCGAAAGCGAAAAAGGCAGGTTCCTATTACGATCCGATTCCGACAGCGATTCAGGGAACTGAAGTTTGTGAGCATCTTTCCAAATGTGCGCCGATTCTAGATCGATTCAACATTGTCCGGAGCGTACATCATGAAGTGATTGACGAACATGCGGCTGCCACAAATCGCATGCATACAGGACGGCCTACTACGGGTACAATCACTTATCCTTCAGTTGGTTCGGTGGTCGCCCATCAGAGAGGAGCCGCGAGCCCGCATGCCCCTGCTTATGTTTTGATTGGATATCCGAATGTGACCCGTGGCCCTGGTTTTCTGGGAAGTAAAGCCGGTTACGTCTACCTGACAGATACGACCGCCGGTCCTAGTGGATTCACTCGATCCGCACGCGTCAATCAGAGTCGGCAGGATCGCCGAGAACGCTTATTGTCAAAGGTAAGAGCCGAATATCGCCAGAAAAGTTTCGGCGGACAAACGATCCAGGATTATGACGAATCTGTCGCCGAAGCACTTCGTCTGTCCGGTCCCGAGTTCATGAAAGTGTTCCAATTAGAAAACGAAAAAAGTGACCTGCGCGCTTCCTACGGTGGCGAGTTTGGACAGCGTTGTCTGTTGTCGAGACGGTTGATTCAATCGGGAGTTCGCTTTATCGAAGTTTCTCATAACCTGAACTTCGTAAATGGTACAGGTTGGGATACCCATAATGACGGCCAGCTCAATCAGCATTTGTTGATTAAAGAGCTTGATTCTGCACTGTCGTCATTGGTACTCGACCTGGAGAAACATAAGCTACTCGACAAAACATTGATTGTTGTCGCTTCAGAGTTTGGTCGTCCTGCGAAATTCGATTCGGGTGGAGGCCGTGGCCATCAGTCCAAAGCTTTCAGCGTGGTATTGGCAGGCGGTGGCTTACAAAATGGAAAAACGATCGGTGTGACAAACGAACTCGGCGAAGCAATTGTCTCTCGTCCCGTTTCAGTTCCCGATCTGCATGCGACCATTTATTGTGCGCTGGGCATCGATCCTTCCGAAGAGTTACACTCTGGCGACCGTCCTGTGCCAATTACCGATATGGGGCAACCCGTGCGCGAACTCTTCGGGTAA